In Tachysurus fulvidraco isolate hzauxx_2018 chromosome 5, HZAU_PFXX_2.0, whole genome shotgun sequence, the genomic stretch tgtgtgtgtgtgtgtgtgtgtgtgtgtgtgtgtgtatgtttgtgtatgtgtgtgcttgtgtgtttgtgtgtgtgtgtgagtgtgtgtgtttgtttgtgtgtttgtttgtgtgtgtgtgtgtgtgtgtgtttgtgtgagtgtgtttgtgtgtgtgtgtgtatgtgtgtgtgtttgtgtgtgtgtgtttgtgtgagtgtgtttgtgtatgtgtgtttgtttgtgtgtgtgtgtgtgtgtctgtgtgagtgtgtgtgtgtgtttgtgtgtgtgtgtgtgtgtttgtgtgtgtgtttgtgtgtatgtgtgtgtgtgtttgtgtgtgtgtgtgtttgtaaaagcCAGTTTAACAGATTGTGTACTAAAATTCCTCCGTTATATAAAAAGGTCAAATGAAGGATAAATGTGTAGATgaagaatgtgtgagtgaacaAGAACTGATGGTGCTACGCTTTGATCCCTCatcaagtctctctctctctctctctctctctctctctctcacacacacacacacacacacacacagtgcggATGAAGGGAAACCCAGGTGATGCTAatgatgtgctgtgtgtgtttcagatctGCTGTGTGATCTCAGAGCTCTACagaatcatcacacacacacacacacacacacacacacacacacacacacacacacacacacacacacacacacacacacacacactctcactctcactttaaCTCTCTTTTTATCTGTCCCCAACAACcgttcttttcctctctctttctcgctacagtaatactacaaaaacatatgaaaacatatgactgtgtgtgtgcgtgtgtgtgtgtgtgtgtttatagtagTTGTGTGTGCAAGAGGATAAGTGTTGTCTCACTCCTTACagcggtgtgtgtgggtgtcctATCAATACTCCCTGATCAGTGTAGTCTAGAGTGTGTGGGGAGGTtaatggactgtgtgtgtgtgtgtgtgtgtgtgtgtgtgtgtgtgtgtgtgtgtgtgggtttagcTGGGTGAGGGAAAGTGTCTTCGCAGGTATTCTCTCGAGCGCAGATCCgcctggaacacacacagaatgtaaaAATTACTGATCttaaatccaaacacacacacacacacacacacacacacacacacacacacacacacacacacacacacacacacatttattcctGCTGCCTATTGAACCTCCAAAGACTGAAGACAAACGTGTCAGTGCTTGATGAGTAAAGTTCACACTTTACAGAATGGATGATGAAGCTTGTTGGtcttacataacacacacacacacacacacacacacacacacacacacacacacacacacacacacacacacacacgcacacacacacaaagctaaacATCCTTGTGTGAGTGAGCAGGATTGGAAAGATGCCTCACGAATCTGCTCAGAGCTTTTCAGCGGGCGTTCGGCCATCTTTTGTCCTGCGAGGTGTTACTGACTCAGAGAGAGCACgctcgcgtgtgtgtgcatgtgtgtgtgtgtgtgtgtgtgtgtgtgtgtgaaagtgagagagaaggagggaggttTGTGACTCAGCACCATCACATGATCGGAAAGTGAGAAATAACATCTTTTACTTCGCtcttacactgaacacagataTACTGAGCTTTAAACATATCAGTATTATAATCCATCCTTTAatattatatagtgtttatccgacacactcacacacacacacacacacacacacacacacacaNNNNNNNNNNNNNNNNNNNNNNNNNNNNNNNNNNNNNNNNNNNNNNNNNNNNNNNNNNNNNNNNNNNNNNNNNNNNNNNNNNNNNNNNNNNNNNNNNNNNNNNNNNNNNNNNNNNNNNNNNNNNNNNNNNNNNNNNNNNNNNNNNNNNNNNNNNNNNNNNNNNNNNNNNNNNNNNNNNNNNNNNNNNNNNNNNNNNNNNNNNNNNNNNNNNNNNNNNNNNNNNNNNNNNNNNNNNNNNNNNNNNNNNNNNNNNNNNNNNNNNNNNNNNNNNNNNNNNNNNNNNNNNNNNNNNNNNNNNNNNNNNNNNNNNNNNNNNNNNNNNNNNNNNNNNNNNNNNNNNNNNNNNNNNNNNNNNNNNNNNNNNNNNNNNNNNNNNNNNNNNNNNNNNNNNNNNNNNNNNNNNNNNNNNNNNNNNNNNNNNNNNNNNNNNNNNNNNNNNNNNNNNNNNNNNNNNNNNNNNNNNNNNNNNNNNNNNNNNNNNNNNNNNNNNNNNNNNNNNNttatttttacagtgaaatgaaaagtcAGAGTTCAgtgtgatatatttatatatatatattaaaatgtaaaatatataattattttctacttatagtttatgtataaataaaatcgtttttttttttgttataatacATTTGATATACAGCTGATATAGTTCTGTTTAGGTATTATTCATacagcaggcacacacacacacacacacacacacacacacacacacacacacacacacacacacacacacacacacacacacacacacacaaacacaagtgagagagagatagagagagagagaaaaggtctCTCTCTGTACACAGTAGTGAAATGTCGCCACCTGCTGGACAACTCAGaaactactactattaataataataataataataaatcatttgtacAGAATGTCACTCTTCAGTTAAAATGACGAAGCGAGATAACAATTTTCACAGCAAACACTGAAGTTTTTATTAAAGACTTGCAAGAAaattaacagaaataaatgtactaaaattttaaaaatatatttccacattgtttaaaagaagcttttattgcaaGAACAGCAAACTGACCAGGATtgtttaaaaagcacaaaaagagtgtaaatgtgttaaagaaatataaagctCAACATAGTGAATAATTTTATGCTGACACACAGACTGGACCCCTTTTTGTGATGATGGAGATaaaacaacacaccaacaaTACACACCGTAACCATAGAGATTGCTCTCTAGAACAGATCAGATATTATCATTAATCCAGCCGAGTGTGTAATTAGCTGTAAATAAAAGCCTTGAATTAGtacatgatttttttcaatGTTTCTAACTGTGGATgattaatcagattttttttttacaaaaacgaTTTGTTACGTAAGTTTAAGTCTAATCCTGGAAACACATAGAAGGGTGTTGCCTTACCATCCCTATTCGTAACATTATACAGTTCAGTGAGCTCTGATTCCAGCCTATTAATGTCGGGGTGTCTCAGATTAAAACTCTCCATTTTAGCTAAGTAGGCCTTCACTATGAAATTATTAGGATCTTTTATATTGCGGCAATAATAAGCGCTCCAAGCATGACTGGGAATGTTAATTCCTTCTTGATATTCTCTTCCATCTCTTGTCATGTTCATCCAGTTCCTCCCTGGGACGACTCCGGTCACAATGTACACTAGGTGATTTTTGTCACGTTTGCAGCTTTTATTTATGTCATTAAGCATCGGGGTCTCCACCCGTTTAACCCATTTTTCGTTGCTGGCTGGTGCTTGTGGAGCTATGTTAGTTAAAGCGAACGTGGAATCTGCTTGTTCCTGATCAGCAGTAAACCGACATGGAAACACTTGACCTCTAGTAAACCCTGTACATGAATAATCAGAGTACACGGCCTGGTTAAATGTCTTTGATGCTGTACTCGGGGAATCAATCATCTCTTTCGAGTCTTTATATTCTTCAATATCTTCCAGCTGTTATGGAGGAGAAATGAAAGAGTAGTGAATTAAACACAAAGATATAAATCAGCTCACTCAACACACTCtacatgataaataaaacacattacacatgttattgaataaataatgaaatatttaaacacatcGACTGACCTGAGGCTCAATTTTCCACTCATCTCTGCGGACAGTCTTTCCTGCCTGTAAGAGTGTGTAGGCCGAGTAAACAGGGATCCTCCTCACAGTGTCGTACACGGTGGCAAACCTGTAGCTGTTGTCCCAGCGCTGGCAAATCTTCTTATACTGTTGTCCAGGGAAAATAGTGGGGACGATGAAGTCATTTGTTGTTTTCGGGTTCCGGATGAAGAAGTTAGGACAGGattgtttaaaagaattaacaaCCTCCGTCAGGGtcagtgaggagagagaggagagcaggagcACCAGAGCGAGGAGCTGCATCCTGACACACGATGGAGGAGTGTGTGGTGAGGAAGAGTGTGTGATGTTGATCTCAGGAGAGCAGAAATCTTCATGGGACAAAATAGCAGAAGAGTTCTCAGATACAGATTCAGTGCTTCAACCCACAATCAATTAAAGCGATTCACACTTactgagagatagagatagagcgagatagagagagagaaagagagagagagagagagagagagagagagagagagagagagagagagagagagagagagagatattttctCACCACAAGCTGCTGGAGCTTGATGTTGGAGTTCAGTAGAAGATGTGAGATGATCACAGGAGGAGATCTTTGTACAGAGATCTTTATCTGTAGAAGAACCGGCTGGTCTCTCGCTCTCCTGTCTCAAATACTCGCCTTTTTATATCACTGCTGTCACGTTTTACAGTGGGGTTAATAATGAAACTAACAGACATCAGCACTGCCAAGTCTCTCAGTGTTTCACAGACGTTCCACAACAGAAGTGTaattataaacagataaagTTTCTGATGGTCATTCAGAAACTTTTTAAACTGAACAACACTGTGTTGTtatggtgtaagaggaataacacACTTGTGGATATGTTGTTATGGGACAATTTGGATTATTGGAAAATATATATGGAATATTTTCCTGTAATTTTCCAGTAAACTGCTGGAAATTCACATTTAGCCAATTCTTTCATCCAAAACAAATTACAGTTTCAGAAAAAAGTCTGAGCAGTTGAGAATTAAGGGCATTTATCAGGAGTCCAACAATGGCAGCATTGTAGTGCTGGGATTTGACCTCATagccttccaatcagtagcccagaGTCTTAACAGCTGAGATACCACTGAACAACACagcttataaataataaagtcatCCACACAGACAGGAATTTGTGTGAAGGTGGAGATTCTGTTCATGAGCTGTTGAAATGTGACCAGGACACCAAcacaaaggaaaagagagaaggacAAACTGATGTACACTGAAGAGTGAAAAGCAAAGACTTCATACTGAAAACTGGAGATTAGGGAATCTACTAATATCTATTTTATAAGCAAACAAGCAGATTGGTGTTGGAGGAGTGTGAAAGACAGGACATTAATTATCTAAAGTTCGCCAGAATTGACTGTTGGACATGCtcctcagtgttcctgggaAATTTTTCAAATTTTAGTTTCAGTACTTCCcgaaagagaaaacagaaaatatgatCACACAAGAGATTATTACAAGCCTTTTCCCACCTtgttgccaagctgagaaacatcctgtctgtatctgtagaCTCAGGcgtcagtcaggcgtacacataatacatcccataatattgttcactattacatcagacttgcacatttcATGAACagaaaatacattaattaaggcatctacagatctaccagctcgactctgtgatactaaagaggagatatgaactccatgtgatcttttgcatcaagacaacatttgtttgactgatGAATGCTAAAACTGGGGGAACACATGGGTGTAACTGGAAAAAAGCATtatatgaaagtgaaagtgaaagtcacgtgacatacggctaagtactgcatttaacccatccaaagtgcacacacagcagtgaacacacacccggagcagtcaATATGTCCATTGAACAGTGGAAAGActctttttaattcaattaacatttatttaacttcaaacattttttattttttctagcaATTTattctataacacacacattatgtatgtatatacagtatgtatataatgtgtgtgtctttatagtacacatatatttacaataaagtgcTCACTAagtatatattacacatttatttattattattattgacgtGAATGTGTGGAACAGAAGCCCAACTCACCAAGACGAGACAttagtgttgtttattgttaataataccGTCTTGGTCGTGTCCAGCAGTTTAACTGCAGTCTTCATGCAGCTGATTGATGTGACTGTATGTCATCACAACTGACACTGAGTCATAAACAGTCTGTGGATAAACAGATGCATTGTTTGTATAATGAATGATCAATAGTTCAGTAGTTTCAATAACAGCATCAACAAAATTATTCTAAATATGAATTCAGAAAAGGggggtcatggtggcttagtgggtagcacgttcacctcacacctacagggttgggggttcgattcccacctccaccttgtgtgtgtggagtttgcatgttctccccgtgcctcgggggtttcctccgggtacttcggtttcctcccctggtccaaagacatgcatggtaggttgattggcatctctggaaaaattgtctgtagtatgagagtgtgtgtgccctgcgatgggttggcactctgtccagggtgtatcctgtcttgatgcccgatgatgcctgagataggtacaggctccccgcgacccgagaagttcagataagcggtagtaaatgagtgagagagagagagagagagagagagagagagagagagtgaattcAGAAAATGCCAATCACACactaccttttttatttatgttttcacAAACATACAATGTTTGTCAATTCTCAAATAAAAATCCACTGATTGTTTTGACCCGCCCCATATCCCTGGTTCGGCGAATGACTGTTTTGCCCTGTTCGGAATTGTTAGGACTTGCCGTTAGGAACTATTAGGACCTGTTAGGAATCGTTTGAAGTGTGTTAGAATCAGTTTGGAATTATTAGGAACTGTTTTAAGGTCCATTCACACGTATTGGGCCTTAGACAACTGAACCTTGGTGAGACAGTGTTTCATTTCTACCCTTCtgtcttttcctttttgtcttttagcAGCTTTTCAACCAGAGATAATCTGGGGGCACTTTTGATctacatataaaaaacacagtcaGAAACCGAGttggtggtaaaagcaaagaaataaaaatgatatttattttgctgcagcaaaaggcgTCTTCCATACAGTGCAGaagtctacacagtgaagaggcaaaGATTAGTGATTCAGATCTCCCTTTTATCCCctaggtgtgtgcttgtgtaactttgtattgtgtgtgttgatatgtgtgtttatgtgacctcAGTCCCTCAGTAAAGTCAGATCTTATCAGGCATGTGCACCCACACTCCCCTTAGTTATCATCCTTTTAACACATGGAACATTTGTGGCAGGAATGTTTATGGCAGGAACATGGGTTTCCTGTTATCTCCCTCCatagtctgacacacagaatttattataaagtatatataacactcatgttatttaaaatttctACTACAATAATATTTCAGTGTCCTTCAGAAGGTAATGCAAGTTTGCTGGACTTTTCATGCAATGTCTTCTCTTaaaccatatactgtagtaatAACTGATATAGTAATTAAAGTTGAATCGAAGTTATTAATAGATTACTGCAGCCATAATCCACATTAgttatcatttaaaatatttatatttttataataaaataatttaaatccGGCTTTGTTTGGTGAACTGAACACCACTACAATTTTACAGTTTAAATGATTCCCAAAACATCACCAAAGTGTATTTGATCTTCTTCTTTTTGCAGCTGATTAGTGATTTGTTCTATTTGATAAATGGTTTTGTCAGGGTTAAAAGCTGGGCAACGCACAAGGCAAAACACAGGTTGTCTTTGtggtaaaataaatgtacagatgacataaatttatacattttgtatataa encodes the following:
- the LOC125141184 gene encoding endonuclease domain-containing 1 protein-like translates to MQLLALVLLLSSLSSLTLTEVVNSFKQSCPNFFIRNPKTTNDFIVPTIFPGQQYKKICQRWDNSYRFATVYDTVRRIPVYSAYTLLQAGKTVRRDEWKIEPQLEDIEEYKDSKEMIDSPSTASKTFNQAVYSDYSCTGFTRGQVFPCRFTADQEQADSTFALTNIAPQAPASNEKWVKRVETPMLNDINKSCKRDKNHLVYIVTGVVPGRNWMNMTRDGREYQEGINIPSHAWSAYYCRNIKDPNNFIVKAYLAKMESFNLRHPDINRLESELTELYNVTNRDGKATPFYVFPGLDLNLRNKSFL